The following coding sequences are from one Macaca nemestrina isolate mMacNem1 chromosome 1, mMacNem.hap1, whole genome shotgun sequence window:
- the LOC105498314 gene encoding segment polarity protein dishevelled homolog DVL-1 isoform X1 — protein sequence MAETKIIYHMDEEETPYLVKLPVAPERVTLADFKNVLSNRPVHAYKFFFKSMDQDFGVVKEEIFDDNAKLPCFNGRVVSWLVLAEGAHSDAGSQGTDSHTDLPPPLERTGGIGDSRPPSFHPNVASSRDGMDNETGTESMVSHRRERARRRNREEAARTNGHPRGDRRRDVGLPPDSASAVLSSELESSSFVDSDEDGSTSRLSSSTEQSTSSRLIRKHKRRRRKQRLRQTDRASSFSSITDSTMSLNIVTVTLNMERHHFLGISIVGQSNDRGDGGIYIGSIMKGGAVAADGRIEPGDMLLQVNDVNFENMSNDDAVRVLREIVSQTGPISLTVAKCWDPTPRSYFTVPRADPVRPIDPAAWLSHTAALTGALPRYAAGAEAGLCFAELEEAPLTVKSDMGAVVRVMQLPDSGLEIRDRMWLKITIANAVIGADVVDWLYTHVEGFKERREARKYASSLLKHGFLRHTVNKITFSEQCYYVFGDLCSNLATLNLNSGSSGASDQDTLAPLPHPAAPWPLGQGYPYQYSGPPPCFPPAYQDPGFSYGSGSTGSQQSEGSKSSGSTRSSRRAPGREKERRAAGAGGSGSESDHTAPSGVGSSWRERPAGQLSRGSSPRSQASATAPGLPPPHPMTKAYTVVGGPPGGPPVRELAAVPPELTGSRQSFQKAMGNPCEFFVDIM from the exons ATGGCGGAGACCAAGATCATCTACCACATGGACGAGGAGGAGACGCCGTACCTGGTCAAGCTGCCCGTGGCCCCCGAGCGCGTCACGCTAGCCGACTTCAAGAACGTGCTCAGCAACCGGCCCGTGCACGCCTACAAATTCTTCTTTAAGTCCATGGACCAGGACTTCGG GGTGGTGAAGGAGGAGATCTTTGATGACAATGCCAAGCTTCCCTGCTTCAACGGCCGTGTGGTCTCCTGG CTGGTCCTGGCTGAGGGTGCTCACTCGGATGCGGGGTCCCAGGGCACGGACAGCCACACAGACCTGCCCCCGCCTCTCGAGCGGACAGGCGGCATCGGGGACTCCCGGCCCCCCTCCTTCCA CCCGAATGTGGCCAGCAGCCGTGACGGGATGGACAACGAGACAGGCACGGAGTCCATGGTCAGCCACCGGCGGGAGCGTGCCCGACGCCGGAACCGTGAGGAGG CTGCCCGGACCAATGGGCACCCAAGGGGAGACCGACGGCGGGACGTGGGGCTGCCCCCGGACAGCGCGTCTGCCGTCTTGAGCAGCGAGCTTGAGTCCAGCAGCTTTGTGGACTCGGATGAGGATGGCAGCACGAGCAG GCTGAGCAGCTCCACAGAGCAGAGCACCTCATCCAGGCTCATCCGGAAGCACAAACGCCGTCGGAGGAAGCAGCGCCTTCGGCAGACGGACCGA GCCTCTTCCTTCAGCAGCATAACGGACTCCACCATGTCTCTCAACATCGTCACCGTCACGCTCAACATGG AGAGACATCACTTTCTGGGCATCAGCATCGTGGGGCAGAGCAACGACCGCGGAGACGGCGGCATCTACATCGGCTCCATCATGAAGGGTGGGGCAGTGGCCGCTGACGGCCGCATCGAGCCCGGCGATATGCTGTTGCAG GTGAACGACGTGAACTTTGAGAACATGAGCAACGATGACGCCGTGCGGGTGCTGCGGGAGATCGTGTCCCAGACGGG GCCCATCAGCCTCACCGTGGCCAAGTGCTGGGACCCAACGCCCCGAAGCTACTTCACCGTCCCACGGG CTGACCCGGTGCGGCCCATCGATCCCGCCGCCTGGCTGTCCCACACGGCGGCTCTGACCGGAGCCCTGCCCCGCTACG CTGCTGGGGCTGAGGCGGGGCTGTGCTTTGCAGAGCTGGAGGAGGCGCCGCTGACGGTGAAGAGCGACATGGGTGCCGTCGTCCGGGTCATGCAGCTGCCAGACTCGGGACTGGAGATCCGTGACCGCATGTGGCTCAAGATCACCATCGCCAACGCCGTCATCG GGGCGGACGTGGTGGACTGGCTGTACACACACGTGGAGGGCTTCAAGGAGCGGAGGGAGGCCCGGAAGTACGCCAGCAGCTTGTTGAAGCACGGCTTCCTGCGGCACACGGTCAACAAGATCACCTTCTCCGAGCAGTGCTACTACGTCTTCGGGGACCTGTGCAGCA ATCTCGCCACCCTGAACCTCAACAGTGGCTCCAGTGGGGCTTCGGATCAGGACACGCTGGCCCCGCTGCCCCACCCGGCTGCACCCTGGCCCCTGGGTCAGGGCTATCCCTACCAGTACTCGGGGCCCCCGCCCTGCTTCCCGCCTGCCTACCAGGACCCGGGCTTTAGCTATGGCAGCGGCAGCACCGGGAGTCAGCAGAGTGAAG GGAGCAAGAGCAGCGGGTCCACCCGGAGCAGCCGCCGGGCCCCAGGCCGTGAGAAGGAGCGTCGGGCGGCGGGAGCCGGGGGTAGCGGCAGCGAATCGGATCACACGGCACCGAGCGGGGTGGGGAGCAGCTGGCGAGAGCGTCCAGCCGGCCAGCTCAGCCGTGGCAGCAGCCCACGCAGTCAGGCCTCGGCCACCGCCCCAGGgctccccccgccccaccccatgACCAAGGCCTATACAGTGGTCGGGGGGCCGCCCGGGGGACCCCCTGTCCGGGAGCTGGCTGCTGTCCCCCCAGAATTGACTGGGAGCCGCCAGTCCTTCCAGAAGGCCATGGGGAACCCCTGTGAGTTCTTCGTGGACATCATGTGA
- the LOC105498314 gene encoding segment polarity protein dishevelled homolog DVL-1 isoform X3 → MAETKIIYHMDEEETPYLVKLPVAPERVTLADFKNVLSNRPVHAYKFFFKSMDQDFGVVKEEIFDDNAKLPCFNGRVVSWLVLAEGAHSDAGSQGTDSHTDLPPPLERTGGIGDSRPPSFHPNVASSRDGMDNETGTESMVSHRRERARRRNREEAARTNGHPRGDRRRDVGLPPDSASAVLSSELESSSFVDSDEDGSTSRLSSSTEQSTSSRLIRKHKRRRRKQRLRQTDRASSFSSITDSTMSLNIVTVTLNMERHHFLGISIVGQSNDRGDGGIYIGSIMKGGAVAADGRIEPGDMLLQVNDVNFENMSNDDAVRVLREIVSQTGPISLTVAKCWDPTPRSYFTVPRADPVRPIDPAAWLSHTAALTGALPRYGTSPCSSAVTRTSSSSLTSSVPGAPQLEEAPLTVKSDMGAVVRVMQLPDSGLEIRDRMWLKITIANAVIGADVVDWLYTHVEGFKERREARKYASSLLKHGFLRHTVNKITFSEQCYYVFGDLCSNLATLNLNSGSSGASDQDTLAPLPHPAAPWPLGQGYPYQYSGPPPCFPPAYQDPGFSYGSGSTGSQQSEGSKSSGSTRSSRRAPGREKERRAAGAGGSGSESDHTAPSGVGSSWRERPAGQLSRGSSPRSQASATAPGLPPPHPMTKAYTVVGGPPGGPPVRELAAVPPELTGSRQSFQKAMGNPCEFFVDIM, encoded by the exons ATGGCGGAGACCAAGATCATCTACCACATGGACGAGGAGGAGACGCCGTACCTGGTCAAGCTGCCCGTGGCCCCCGAGCGCGTCACGCTAGCCGACTTCAAGAACGTGCTCAGCAACCGGCCCGTGCACGCCTACAAATTCTTCTTTAAGTCCATGGACCAGGACTTCGG GGTGGTGAAGGAGGAGATCTTTGATGACAATGCCAAGCTTCCCTGCTTCAACGGCCGTGTGGTCTCCTGG CTGGTCCTGGCTGAGGGTGCTCACTCGGATGCGGGGTCCCAGGGCACGGACAGCCACACAGACCTGCCCCCGCCTCTCGAGCGGACAGGCGGCATCGGGGACTCCCGGCCCCCCTCCTTCCA CCCGAATGTGGCCAGCAGCCGTGACGGGATGGACAACGAGACAGGCACGGAGTCCATGGTCAGCCACCGGCGGGAGCGTGCCCGACGCCGGAACCGTGAGGAGG CTGCCCGGACCAATGGGCACCCAAGGGGAGACCGACGGCGGGACGTGGGGCTGCCCCCGGACAGCGCGTCTGCCGTCTTGAGCAGCGAGCTTGAGTCCAGCAGCTTTGTGGACTCGGATGAGGATGGCAGCACGAGCAG GCTGAGCAGCTCCACAGAGCAGAGCACCTCATCCAGGCTCATCCGGAAGCACAAACGCCGTCGGAGGAAGCAGCGCCTTCGGCAGACGGACCGA GCCTCTTCCTTCAGCAGCATAACGGACTCCACCATGTCTCTCAACATCGTCACCGTCACGCTCAACATGG AGAGACATCACTTTCTGGGCATCAGCATCGTGGGGCAGAGCAACGACCGCGGAGACGGCGGCATCTACATCGGCTCCATCATGAAGGGTGGGGCAGTGGCCGCTGACGGCCGCATCGAGCCCGGCGATATGCTGTTGCAG GTGAACGACGTGAACTTTGAGAACATGAGCAACGATGACGCCGTGCGGGTGCTGCGGGAGATCGTGTCCCAGACGGG GCCCATCAGCCTCACCGTGGCCAAGTGCTGGGACCCAACGCCCCGAAGCTACTTCACCGTCCCACGGG CTGACCCGGTGCGGCCCATCGATCCCGCCGCCTGGCTGTCCCACACGGCGGCTCTGACCGGAGCCCTGCCCCGCTACGGTACGAGCCCCTGCTCCAGCGCCGTCACGCGCACCAGCTCCTCCTCACTAACCAGCTCCGTGCCTGGCGCTCCAC AGCTGGAGGAGGCGCCGCTGACGGTGAAGAGCGACATGGGTGCCGTCGTCCGGGTCATGCAGCTGCCAGACTCGGGACTGGAGATCCGTGACCGCATGTGGCTCAAGATCACCATCGCCAACGCCGTCATCG GGGCGGACGTGGTGGACTGGCTGTACACACACGTGGAGGGCTTCAAGGAGCGGAGGGAGGCCCGGAAGTACGCCAGCAGCTTGTTGAAGCACGGCTTCCTGCGGCACACGGTCAACAAGATCACCTTCTCCGAGCAGTGCTACTACGTCTTCGGGGACCTGTGCAGCA ATCTCGCCACCCTGAACCTCAACAGTGGCTCCAGTGGGGCTTCGGATCAGGACACGCTGGCCCCGCTGCCCCACCCGGCTGCACCCTGGCCCCTGGGTCAGGGCTATCCCTACCAGTACTCGGGGCCCCCGCCCTGCTTCCCGCCTGCCTACCAGGACCCGGGCTTTAGCTATGGCAGCGGCAGCACCGGGAGTCAGCAGAGTGAAG GGAGCAAGAGCAGCGGGTCCACCCGGAGCAGCCGCCGGGCCCCAGGCCGTGAGAAGGAGCGTCGGGCGGCGGGAGCCGGGGGTAGCGGCAGCGAATCGGATCACACGGCACCGAGCGGGGTGGGGAGCAGCTGGCGAGAGCGTCCAGCCGGCCAGCTCAGCCGTGGCAGCAGCCCACGCAGTCAGGCCTCGGCCACCGCCCCAGGgctccccccgccccaccccatgACCAAGGCCTATACAGTGGTCGGGGGGCCGCCCGGGGGACCCCCTGTCCGGGAGCTGGCTGCTGTCCCCCCAGAATTGACTGGGAGCCGCCAGTCCTTCCAGAAGGCCATGGGGAACCCCTGTGAGTTCTTCGTGGACATCATGTGA
- the LOC105498314 gene encoding segment polarity protein dishevelled homolog DVL-1 isoform X2, with the protein MAETKIIYHMDEEETPYLVKLPVAPERVTLADFKNVLSNRPVHAYKFFFKSMDQDFGVVKEEIFDDNAKLPCFNGRVVSWLVLAEGAHSDAGSQGTDSHTDLPPPLERTGGIGDSRPPSFHPNVASSRDGMDNETGTESMVSHRRERARRRNREEAARTNGHPRGDRRRDVGLPPDSASAVLSSELESSSFVDSDEDGSTSRLSSSTEQSTSSRLIRKHKRRRRKQRLRQTDRASSFSSITDSTMSLNIVTVTLNMERHHFLGISIVGQSNDRGDGGIYIGSIMKGGAVAADGRIEPGDMLLQVNDVNFENMSNDDAVRVLREIVSQTGPISLTVAKCWDPTPRSYFTVPRADPVRPIDPAAWLSHTAALTGALPRYELEEAPLTVKSDMGAVVRVMQLPDSGLEIRDRMWLKITIANAVIGADVVDWLYTHVEGFKERREARKYASSLLKHGFLRHTVNKITFSEQCYYVFGDLCSNLATLNLNSGSSGASDQDTLAPLPHPAAPWPLGQGYPYQYSGPPPCFPPAYQDPGFSYGSGSTGSQQSEGSKSSGSTRSSRRAPGREKERRAAGAGGSGSESDHTAPSGVGSSWRERPAGQLSRGSSPRSQASATAPGLPPPHPMTKAYTVVGGPPGGPPVRELAAVPPELTGSRQSFQKAMGNPCEFFVDIM; encoded by the exons ATGGCGGAGACCAAGATCATCTACCACATGGACGAGGAGGAGACGCCGTACCTGGTCAAGCTGCCCGTGGCCCCCGAGCGCGTCACGCTAGCCGACTTCAAGAACGTGCTCAGCAACCGGCCCGTGCACGCCTACAAATTCTTCTTTAAGTCCATGGACCAGGACTTCGG GGTGGTGAAGGAGGAGATCTTTGATGACAATGCCAAGCTTCCCTGCTTCAACGGCCGTGTGGTCTCCTGG CTGGTCCTGGCTGAGGGTGCTCACTCGGATGCGGGGTCCCAGGGCACGGACAGCCACACAGACCTGCCCCCGCCTCTCGAGCGGACAGGCGGCATCGGGGACTCCCGGCCCCCCTCCTTCCA CCCGAATGTGGCCAGCAGCCGTGACGGGATGGACAACGAGACAGGCACGGAGTCCATGGTCAGCCACCGGCGGGAGCGTGCCCGACGCCGGAACCGTGAGGAGG CTGCCCGGACCAATGGGCACCCAAGGGGAGACCGACGGCGGGACGTGGGGCTGCCCCCGGACAGCGCGTCTGCCGTCTTGAGCAGCGAGCTTGAGTCCAGCAGCTTTGTGGACTCGGATGAGGATGGCAGCACGAGCAG GCTGAGCAGCTCCACAGAGCAGAGCACCTCATCCAGGCTCATCCGGAAGCACAAACGCCGTCGGAGGAAGCAGCGCCTTCGGCAGACGGACCGA GCCTCTTCCTTCAGCAGCATAACGGACTCCACCATGTCTCTCAACATCGTCACCGTCACGCTCAACATGG AGAGACATCACTTTCTGGGCATCAGCATCGTGGGGCAGAGCAACGACCGCGGAGACGGCGGCATCTACATCGGCTCCATCATGAAGGGTGGGGCAGTGGCCGCTGACGGCCGCATCGAGCCCGGCGATATGCTGTTGCAG GTGAACGACGTGAACTTTGAGAACATGAGCAACGATGACGCCGTGCGGGTGCTGCGGGAGATCGTGTCCCAGACGGG GCCCATCAGCCTCACCGTGGCCAAGTGCTGGGACCCAACGCCCCGAAGCTACTTCACCGTCCCACGGG CTGACCCGGTGCGGCCCATCGATCCCGCCGCCTGGCTGTCCCACACGGCGGCTCTGACCGGAGCCCTGCCCCGCTACG AGCTGGAGGAGGCGCCGCTGACGGTGAAGAGCGACATGGGTGCCGTCGTCCGGGTCATGCAGCTGCCAGACTCGGGACTGGAGATCCGTGACCGCATGTGGCTCAAGATCACCATCGCCAACGCCGTCATCG GGGCGGACGTGGTGGACTGGCTGTACACACACGTGGAGGGCTTCAAGGAGCGGAGGGAGGCCCGGAAGTACGCCAGCAGCTTGTTGAAGCACGGCTTCCTGCGGCACACGGTCAACAAGATCACCTTCTCCGAGCAGTGCTACTACGTCTTCGGGGACCTGTGCAGCA ATCTCGCCACCCTGAACCTCAACAGTGGCTCCAGTGGGGCTTCGGATCAGGACACGCTGGCCCCGCTGCCCCACCCGGCTGCACCCTGGCCCCTGGGTCAGGGCTATCCCTACCAGTACTCGGGGCCCCCGCCCTGCTTCCCGCCTGCCTACCAGGACCCGGGCTTTAGCTATGGCAGCGGCAGCACCGGGAGTCAGCAGAGTGAAG GGAGCAAGAGCAGCGGGTCCACCCGGAGCAGCCGCCGGGCCCCAGGCCGTGAGAAGGAGCGTCGGGCGGCGGGAGCCGGGGGTAGCGGCAGCGAATCGGATCACACGGCACCGAGCGGGGTGGGGAGCAGCTGGCGAGAGCGTCCAGCCGGCCAGCTCAGCCGTGGCAGCAGCCCACGCAGTCAGGCCTCGGCCACCGCCCCAGGgctccccccgccccaccccatgACCAAGGCCTATACAGTGGTCGGGGGGCCGCCCGGGGGACCCCCTGTCCGGGAGCTGGCTGCTGTCCCCCCAGAATTGACTGGGAGCCGCCAGTCCTTCCAGAAGGCCATGGGGAACCCCTGTGAGTTCTTCGTGGACATCATGTGA
- the LOC105498314 gene encoding segment polarity protein dishevelled homolog DVL-1 isoform X4, whose translation MAETKIIYHMDEEETPYLVKLPVAPERVTLADFKNVLSNRPVHAYKFFFKSMDQDFGVVKEEIFDDNAKLPCFNGRVVSWLVLAEGAHSDAGSQGTDSHTDLPPPLERTGGIGDSRPPSFHPNVASSRDGMDNETGTESMVSHRRERARRRNREEAARTNGHPRGDRRRDVGLPPDSASAVLSSELESSSFVDSDEDGSTSRLSSSTEQSTSSRLIRKHKRRRRKQRLRQTDRASSFSSITDSTMSLNIVTVTLNMERHHFLGISIVGQSNDRGDGGIYIGSIMKGGAVAADGRIEPGDMLLQVNDVNFENMSNDDAVRVLREIVSQTGPISLTVAKCWDPTPRSYFTVPRADPVRPIDPAAWLSHTAALTGALPRYGTSPCSSAVTRTSSSSLTSSVPGAPQLEEAPLTVKSDMGAVVRVMQLPDSGLEIRDRMWLKITIANAVIGADVVDWLYTHVEGFKERREARKYASSLLKHGFLRHTVNKITFSEQCYYVFGDLCSNLATLNLNSGSSGASDQDTLAPLPHPAAPWPLGQGYPYQYSGPPPCFPPAYQDPGFSYGSGSTGSQQSEALD comes from the exons ATGGCGGAGACCAAGATCATCTACCACATGGACGAGGAGGAGACGCCGTACCTGGTCAAGCTGCCCGTGGCCCCCGAGCGCGTCACGCTAGCCGACTTCAAGAACGTGCTCAGCAACCGGCCCGTGCACGCCTACAAATTCTTCTTTAAGTCCATGGACCAGGACTTCGG GGTGGTGAAGGAGGAGATCTTTGATGACAATGCCAAGCTTCCCTGCTTCAACGGCCGTGTGGTCTCCTGG CTGGTCCTGGCTGAGGGTGCTCACTCGGATGCGGGGTCCCAGGGCACGGACAGCCACACAGACCTGCCCCCGCCTCTCGAGCGGACAGGCGGCATCGGGGACTCCCGGCCCCCCTCCTTCCA CCCGAATGTGGCCAGCAGCCGTGACGGGATGGACAACGAGACAGGCACGGAGTCCATGGTCAGCCACCGGCGGGAGCGTGCCCGACGCCGGAACCGTGAGGAGG CTGCCCGGACCAATGGGCACCCAAGGGGAGACCGACGGCGGGACGTGGGGCTGCCCCCGGACAGCGCGTCTGCCGTCTTGAGCAGCGAGCTTGAGTCCAGCAGCTTTGTGGACTCGGATGAGGATGGCAGCACGAGCAG GCTGAGCAGCTCCACAGAGCAGAGCACCTCATCCAGGCTCATCCGGAAGCACAAACGCCGTCGGAGGAAGCAGCGCCTTCGGCAGACGGACCGA GCCTCTTCCTTCAGCAGCATAACGGACTCCACCATGTCTCTCAACATCGTCACCGTCACGCTCAACATGG AGAGACATCACTTTCTGGGCATCAGCATCGTGGGGCAGAGCAACGACCGCGGAGACGGCGGCATCTACATCGGCTCCATCATGAAGGGTGGGGCAGTGGCCGCTGACGGCCGCATCGAGCCCGGCGATATGCTGTTGCAG GTGAACGACGTGAACTTTGAGAACATGAGCAACGATGACGCCGTGCGGGTGCTGCGGGAGATCGTGTCCCAGACGGG GCCCATCAGCCTCACCGTGGCCAAGTGCTGGGACCCAACGCCCCGAAGCTACTTCACCGTCCCACGGG CTGACCCGGTGCGGCCCATCGATCCCGCCGCCTGGCTGTCCCACACGGCGGCTCTGACCGGAGCCCTGCCCCGCTACGGTACGAGCCCCTGCTCCAGCGCCGTCACGCGCACCAGCTCCTCCTCACTAACCAGCTCCGTGCCTGGCGCTCCAC AGCTGGAGGAGGCGCCGCTGACGGTGAAGAGCGACATGGGTGCCGTCGTCCGGGTCATGCAGCTGCCAGACTCGGGACTGGAGATCCGTGACCGCATGTGGCTCAAGATCACCATCGCCAACGCCGTCATCG GGGCGGACGTGGTGGACTGGCTGTACACACACGTGGAGGGCTTCAAGGAGCGGAGGGAGGCCCGGAAGTACGCCAGCAGCTTGTTGAAGCACGGCTTCCTGCGGCACACGGTCAACAAGATCACCTTCTCCGAGCAGTGCTACTACGTCTTCGGGGACCTGTGCAGCA ATCTCGCCACCCTGAACCTCAACAGTGGCTCCAGTGGGGCTTCGGATCAGGACACGCTGGCCCCGCTGCCCCACCCGGCTGCACCCTGGCCCCTGGGTCAGGGCTATCCCTACCAGTACTCGGGGCCCCCGCCCTGCTTCCCGCCTGCCTACCAGGACCCGGGCTTTAGCTATGGCAGCGGCAGCACCGGGAGTCAGCAGAGTGAAG CCTTAGACTGA